One genomic window of Salvelinus alpinus chromosome 17, SLU_Salpinus.1, whole genome shotgun sequence includes the following:
- the LOC139541927 gene encoding uncharacterized protein: MVHYLLLQSQGQVPPHVTTEHMSNWLVSQGKKSLRERVWKETLEEGNDLARLAWEVNTCLKMMNMEHEAFCKLRRSMHSTSPADIDPKVHSIVERAVRSILGEQSNEPRSNLLSPSQVVVEVVPRLLLALWLQPEEGHSEHPILISGMAVGMVAAVVEKLSCMLKDPSPHIPFSRAAAFDSVRSILGKISQSFSTDDLQSPFYMSSVCAFVADELQSCFQPPAATLPVPPVLAVAVSTTLPADIQADADPASSHLEVVDITLT; the protein is encoded by the exons ATGGTCCACTATCTGCTGCTCCAGAGTCAAGGCCAGGTCCCGCCCCATGTCACCACGGAGCACATGAGCAACTGGCTGGTGTCTCAGGGCAAAAAATCCCTTAGGGAGAG GGTGTGGAAGGAAACCCTGGAGGAGGGAAACGACCTCGCTCGGCTG GCCTGGGAAGTAAACACTTGCCTAAAAATGATGAACATGGAGCACGAGGCTTTTTGCAAGCTCCGTCGCTCCATGCACTCCACCTCGCCAGCTGACAT CGATCCTAAGGTCCACAGCATCGTGGAGAGAGCTGTGAGGAGCATTCTGGGCGAGCAGTCCAATGAGCCCCGTAGCAACCTGCTCAGCCCATctcaggtggtggtggaggtggtgcccAGGCTCCTCCTGGCCCTGTGGCTTCAGCCAGAGGAAGGCCATTCAGAGCACCCAATCCTTATAAGCGGGATGGCCGTGGGCATGGTGGCGGCTGTAGTGGAGAAGCTCTCCTGCATGTTAAAGGACCCTTCCCCTCACATCCCTTTCTCCCGGGCTGCTGCTTTTGACTCTGTGCGGTCGATCCTCGGGAAAATCAGTCAGTCCTTCTCCACGGATGACCTCCAGAGCCCTTTTTATATGAGCTCTGTCTGTGCCTTTGTGGCGGACGAACTGCAGAGCTGCTTCCAGCCCCCAGCAGCCACCCTACCAGTCCCCCCTGTCCTCGCGGTGGCCgtctccaccacactaccagctgACATCCAAGCAG ACGCAGACCCGGCTTCCTCCCACCTGGAGGTTGTGGACATCACCCTAACATAG